One window of the Mycobacterium haemophilum DSM 44634 genome contains the following:
- a CDS encoding rhamnosyl O-methyltransferase produces MSPISRLIALVRQALSFLPTLIYRPSGSVAEEYHKWYYDNAVWTTTTWAGIKCWKSVSDMWNYQEILAELKPSLVIEFGTRYGGSAVFFANVLRQIGQPFKVLTVDVSHKVLDPAARREPDVLFIESSSTAPAIAEQIQRLKDEYPGKIFAILDSDHSMHHVLDEMKLLRPLLSSGDYVVVEDSNVNGHPVLPLFGPGPYEAIEAYEREFPGDYKHDDARERKFGFTFATNGFLIRN; encoded by the coding sequence ATGAGCCCAATAAGTCGACTGATCGCCTTGGTCAGGCAAGCGTTGAGTTTTCTGCCCACATTAATTTACCGACCGTCCGGTTCGGTCGCTGAGGAGTACCACAAGTGGTACTACGACAACGCCGTGTGGACTACGACCACTTGGGCGGGGATCAAATGCTGGAAGTCCGTCAGTGATATGTGGAATTACCAGGAAATCCTGGCCGAGTTGAAACCATCCCTGGTGATCGAGTTCGGCACCCGCTACGGTGGCTCGGCGGTGTTTTTCGCCAACGTCTTGCGGCAGATCGGTCAACCATTCAAGGTGCTTACCGTGGACGTCTCGCACAAGGTGCTCGATCCAGCAGCCCGGCGCGAGCCAGATGTCTTGTTCATTGAATCGTCATCCACCGCCCCGGCCATTGCCGAGCAGATTCAACGCCTCAAAGACGAATACCCCGGCAAGATCTTTGCCATCCTGGACAGTGACCACTCAATGCATCACGTACTGGACGAGATGAAACTGCTGCGTCCTTTACTGTCCAGCGGCGACTATGTGGTAGTGGAAGACTCCAACGTCAACGGACATCCGGTCCTTCCCCTGTTCGGGCCCGGCCCGTATGAAGCCATTGAGGCGTACGAGCGTGAATTCCCAGGTGACTATAAGCATGACGATGCGCGGGAAAGAAAATTCGGCTTTACATTTGCGACCAACGGCTTTCTGATCCGCAACTAA
- a CDS encoding phthiotriol/phenolphthiotriol dimycocerosates methyltransferase: protein MAFSRTHSFLARAGSTSLYKRVWRFWYPLMTRGLGTDEIVFINWAYEEDPPMALPLEESDEPNRAHINLYHRTASQVDLSGKRVLEVSCGHGGGASYLTRTLHPASYTGLDLNPAGIKLCQKRHQLPGLDFVRGDAENLPFDNESFDVVLNVEASHCYPHFPRFLAEVVRVLRPGGYFAYADLRPSNEVAAWEADLADSPLRQLSQREINAEVLRGIANNSQKSRDLVDRHLPAFLRFAGREFIGVQGTQLSRYLAGGELSYRMYCFTKD from the coding sequence ATGGCCTTCAGTCGCACCCATAGCTTTCTCGCCCGCGCGGGCAGTACCTCCCTATACAAGAGGGTTTGGAGGTTCTGGTACCCGCTCATGACGCGTGGGCTCGGTACCGACGAAATTGTGTTCATCAACTGGGCCTACGAAGAGGATCCGCCGATGGCCCTGCCGCTGGAGGAATCCGACGAGCCCAACCGAGCCCACATCAACCTGTACCACCGCACGGCGAGCCAGGTCGATCTGAGCGGCAAGCGAGTACTGGAGGTTAGTTGCGGCCACGGCGGCGGAGCCTCGTACCTCACCCGCACCTTGCACCCGGCCTCCTACACGGGGCTGGACTTGAACCCGGCAGGCATCAAGTTGTGCCAAAAGCGACACCAGCTGCCCGGTTTGGATTTCGTGCGAGGCGACGCCGAAAACCTGCCCTTCGACAACGAATCCTTCGACGTGGTGCTCAATGTCGAAGCCTCGCACTGCTACCCACACTTTCCACGTTTTCTCGCCGAGGTGGTTCGCGTGCTGCGCCCAGGAGGGTATTTCGCCTACGCCGACCTGCGTCCCAGCAATGAGGTCGCCGCATGGGAGGCTGACCTCGCCGATAGCCCGTTGCGGCAACTTTCACAGAGAGAAATCAATGCCGAGGTGCTGCGCGGCATTGCGAACAATTCGCAAAAGTCGCGAGACCTGGTCGATCGCCATCTGCCGGCCTTTCTGCGCTTCGCGGGCCGCGAATTCATTGGCGTGCAAGGCACGCAACTGTCCCGCTATCTGGCGGGCGGGGAACTCTCCTACCGGATGTACTGCTTCACCAAGGACTGA
- a CDS encoding saccharopine dehydrogenase family protein encodes MSPAEREFDIVLYGATGFSGKLTAEHLALSGSTARIALAGRSSERLRTVRVMLGPTARDWPLIVADASQPSTLEAMAARTQVVLTTVGPYTRYGLPLVAACAKAGTDYADLTGELMFCRNSIDLHHKQAADTGARIILACGFDSVPSDLSVYQLYRRAIEDGTGELCDTDLVLRSFSQRWVSGGSVATYSEAMRTASSDPEALRLVTDPYTLTTDRDAEPELGPQPDFPRRRGSDLAPELAGFWTGGFVQGPFNTRIVRRSNALQDWAYGRRFRYSETMSLGKSWAAPLASAAVTGAVAGAIGLGNRYFNRLPRRLVERVTPRPGTGPSRKTQERGHYTFETYTTTTTGARYMATFAHNVDAYKSTAVLLAESGLALALDRDRLSELRGVLTPAAAMGDALLTRLPDAGVAVGTTRLS; translated from the coding sequence ATGAGCCCAGCTGAGCGCGAGTTCGACATCGTCTTGTACGGCGCCACCGGCTTCTCCGGCAAGTTGACCGCCGAACACCTCGCACTCAGCGGGTCCACAGCACGGATCGCGCTGGCCGGCCGGTCCAGCGAACGATTGCGGACCGTGCGGGTGATGTTGGGCCCAACCGCACGGGACTGGCCGCTGATTGTCGCCGACGCGTCACAACCGTCGACGCTCGAGGCGATGGCCGCCCGAACCCAGGTGGTGCTGACGACTGTTGGCCCCTATACGCGCTACGGCCTGCCGCTGGTGGCGGCCTGCGCGAAGGCTGGAACGGACTATGCCGACTTGACCGGCGAGCTAATGTTCTGCCGAAACAGTATCGATTTACACCACAAACAGGCCGCCGACACTGGCGCCCGGATAATTCTCGCGTGCGGATTCGATTCGGTCCCTTCGGATCTGAGCGTATACCAGCTGTACCGCCGGGCGATCGAGGACGGCACCGGTGAACTCTGCGACACCGATCTTGTGCTTCGCTCGTTCTCTCAGCGTTGGGTCTCCGGTGGCTCGGTTGCAACGTATTCGGAGGCAATGCGCACTGCATCCAGCGATCCCGAGGCCCTTCGGCTCGTCACCGACCCGTATACGCTGACCACAGACCGAGACGCCGAACCCGAACTGGGTCCGCAGCCGGATTTTCCCCGGCGTCGAGGAAGCGACCTGGCCCCCGAGCTTGCCGGCTTCTGGACCGGCGGATTTGTGCAGGGCCCGTTTAACACTCGAATTGTTCGGCGTAGCAACGCATTACAGGACTGGGCCTATGGCCGGCGATTCCGCTACTCGGAGACGATGAGTCTAGGAAAGTCGTGGGCGGCGCCGCTCGCTTCCGCGGCTGTCACCGGTGCTGTGGCTGGTGCCATCGGCTTGGGGAATAGGTATTTCAACCGGTTACCCCGACGGCTAGTGGAGCGCGTCACGCCCAGACCAGGCACCGGTCCCAGCCGGAAAACTCAGGAGCGGGGCCATTACACGTTCGAGACGTACACCACGACAACGACCGGTGCGCGCTACATGGCGACTTTCGCGCACAACGTTGACGCGTACAAGTCGACAGCGGTGCTGCTCGCCGAAAGTGGTCTGGCGCTAGCGCTCGATCGCGATCGGCTCTCCGAGCTGCGGGGTGTGCTCACTCCCGCCGCGGCGATGGGCGATGCGCTGCTAACGCGTCTGCCCGACGCAGGCGTAGCCGTGGGGACAACCCGGCTGAGCTGA
- a CDS encoding LLM class flavin-dependent oxidoreductase: MAGFRFGFVDALVHTLLPPSLPARASIVGGAVMGADSYWVGDHLNALAPRSVATPEYLGYAAKLVPKIDANYEPWTMLGNLAYGSRFNGLRLGVCVTDAGRRNPAVTAQAAATLHLLTRGKAMLGIGVGEREGNEPYGVEWTKPVARFEEALATIRALWDSNGELVSRESPYFPLNNALFDLPPYKGKWPEIWVAAHGPRMLRATGRYADAWIPIVLVRPTDYSRALEAVRTAASDAGRDPMSITPAAVRGIITGRTRDDVDEMLDSVLVKMTALGVPGEAWARHGVEHPMGADFAGVQDIIPQTIDEETVLSYAAKVPAALMKEVLFSGTPDEVIDQVAEWRDHGLKYLVVINGSLVNPSLRKTVSALLPHAKVLRGLKKL, translated from the coding sequence GTGGCTGGATTTCGTTTCGGCTTTGTCGATGCGCTTGTGCACACGTTGCTTCCGCCGAGCCTGCCGGCGCGGGCAAGTATCGTGGGCGGCGCAGTCATGGGCGCCGACTCCTACTGGGTCGGCGATCATCTGAACGCGCTGGCGCCGCGCTCGGTCGCGACGCCCGAATATCTCGGATATGCGGCGAAGCTGGTACCCAAGATCGACGCCAACTACGAGCCGTGGACGATGCTGGGAAACCTCGCCTATGGGAGCAGGTTCAACGGCCTGCGACTGGGCGTGTGCGTGACCGACGCTGGTCGCCGCAATCCCGCGGTCACGGCCCAAGCCGCCGCGACTCTGCATCTGCTTACCCGAGGCAAAGCCATGCTCGGTATCGGTGTTGGGGAGCGTGAAGGCAACGAGCCTTACGGCGTGGAGTGGACCAAACCGGTTGCCCGGTTCGAAGAAGCGTTGGCGACAATTCGCGCGTTGTGGGATTCAAACGGGGAGCTTGTCTCGCGTGAATCACCGTACTTTCCGTTAAATAACGCCTTGTTCGACCTTCCGCCATACAAAGGGAAATGGCCCGAGATCTGGGTTGCGGCGCACGGGCCGCGGATGCTGCGGGCCACTGGACGCTACGCCGACGCCTGGATTCCGATTGTTTTGGTTCGACCCACCGACTACAGCCGCGCCCTCGAAGCCGTGCGTACCGCGGCGTCCGACGCCGGACGTGACCCAATGTCGATCACCCCTGCAGCAGTGCGTGGCATCATCACTGGCCGGACTCGTGACGACGTGGATGAAATGCTGGACTCTGTCCTCGTGAAAATGACCGCGCTCGGAGTACCCGGGGAAGCCTGGGCACGCCACGGCGTTGAGCATCCAATGGGAGCCGATTTCGCCGGCGTGCAGGACATCATTCCGCAAACCATAGATGAGGAGACGGTCTTGTCGTATGCGGCCAAAGTCCCGGCCGCACTTATGAAAGAAGTCCTCTTTAGTGGGACGCCCGACGAAGTCATCGATCAAGTAGCGGAATGGCGTGATCACGGCCTGAAGTACCTGGTCGTTATCAACGGCAGCCTGGTTAACCCGAGCCTGCGCAAGACTGTTTCGGCGCTTCTGCCGCACGCCAAGGTGCTGCGCGGTCTTAAAAAACTGTGA
- a CDS encoding class I SAM-dependent methyltransferase, giving the protein MRATAASKALIWRIVEEGCSNAQFYLDRRMNRIRVAQRALEGRAAPFYVEIGVSRGFAFRHIAADEKVAVDPAFQLSARTRRLAAAQARATHYCEMTSDAFFANETTLLERRAIDVALIDGLHTYEQVVRDVESTLRYLRDDGVIVLHDCNPKSASAGCPATSYADFRAQNHWWNLVWSGDVWKAIVHLRSTRPDLRIAVLDCDFGVGIIRKGSPERPLSYSAEQVAALNYADLAADRERLLNLKPPTYLDEFLGSDRRIPPNSHDAARADLA; this is encoded by the coding sequence ATGAGAGCAACCGCAGCGTCGAAGGCGCTCATCTGGCGCATCGTCGAAGAGGGGTGCAGTAACGCGCAGTTCTACCTCGATCGTCGCATGAACCGGATCAGGGTTGCGCAGCGGGCGCTCGAGGGGCGGGCGGCGCCTTTCTACGTCGAGATCGGTGTGTCGCGCGGATTTGCGTTTCGGCATATTGCCGCCGACGAGAAGGTCGCCGTCGACCCGGCTTTCCAGCTTTCGGCGCGCACCCGCAGGTTGGCTGCCGCGCAGGCGCGTGCTACCCACTACTGCGAGATGACTAGCGACGCCTTTTTCGCGAACGAGACGACGTTGCTGGAGCGGCGCGCCATCGATGTCGCCCTGATCGACGGGCTGCATACCTATGAACAGGTTGTGCGTGACGTCGAGAGCACCCTGCGCTATCTGCGCGACGACGGCGTCATCGTGCTGCATGACTGCAACCCCAAGTCGGCGTCGGCCGGCTGCCCGGCGACGTCTTACGCCGACTTTCGTGCGCAGAACCACTGGTGGAACCTCGTCTGGAGCGGCGATGTTTGGAAGGCGATTGTGCACCTGCGCAGCACCCGGCCAGACCTACGAATCGCGGTGCTGGACTGTGACTTTGGCGTCGGGATCATACGAAAGGGATCGCCGGAACGGCCGCTGTCGTACTCGGCCGAGCAGGTCGCGGCGCTTAATTACGCGGATCTTGCCGCCGACCGCGAGCGCTTGCTTAACCTGAAGCCGCCCACGTACCTAGACGAATTTCTCGGCTCGGATCGCCGAATCCCGCCGAATTCTCACGATGCGGCCCGCGCAGACCTTGCTTGA